In Kiloniellales bacterium, the following proteins share a genomic window:
- a CDS encoding PQQ-dependent sugar dehydrogenase, translating into MKRSMAVWSLSAAMAATASYATPAAADAHGKVPSLSHTTVLSGLESPWDMAFLPDGTMFFTEKCRGLSVRLPSGDVKALLGMTGTSGFASTADDLFCEGQAGMQGVAVDPDFADNRFIYVYSTSSKTAPGSNRLMRLVVNDDLSAVSDRTDIVEDVPYKPKATDHPFGGPGAHNGGRVRFGPDGNLYLTTGDTHNGAVPQSPTLIGGKVLRMDRDGNPAEGNNPPEGFDPRIYTYGHRNVQGIAFRPGDGTPVVAEHGPWHSDEITVLVNGGNGGWDPRPNTAGRGDCPNDYCGYMPNQMEGMDPAERVKFMPMTDLKSYPDAMLPAWNNNGLSQGTSSAAFLSGEQWGAWDGRMVVGIMGIGFGGTAVGMRIDVIDLAKDGKSVKDVTSMSLPMAAGRFRSVVQGPDGALYTAVDQGDIHKLMPN; encoded by the coding sequence ATGAAACGCAGTATGGCTGTGTGGTCGCTTTCTGCGGCCATGGCGGCGACCGCATCCTACGCTACGCCAGCCGCCGCGGACGCCCACGGCAAAGTCCCCAGTCTCAGCCACACCACGGTGCTGTCCGGACTGGAAAGCCCGTGGGACATGGCTTTCCTTCCCGATGGCACTATGTTCTTCACGGAAAAGTGCCGCGGCCTTTCGGTTCGGCTCCCCTCCGGCGACGTCAAGGCCCTGCTGGGAATGACGGGCACCAGCGGCTTCGCGTCGACCGCGGACGATCTGTTCTGCGAGGGGCAGGCCGGCATGCAGGGTGTGGCCGTCGATCCCGACTTTGCCGACAACCGGTTCATCTACGTCTACTCGACGTCCAGCAAGACCGCGCCTGGCAGCAATCGTCTGATGCGGTTGGTGGTGAACGACGATCTGAGCGCGGTGTCTGACCGCACCGACATCGTCGAGGACGTGCCCTACAAGCCGAAAGCCACCGATCATCCCTTCGGCGGCCCCGGTGCGCACAACGGTGGGCGCGTCCGCTTCGGCCCGGACGGAAATCTCTACCTGACCACCGGCGACACGCACAACGGTGCGGTTCCGCAAAGCCCGACGCTCATCGGCGGCAAGGTGCTGCGAATGGACCGCGACGGCAACCCGGCGGAGGGCAACAACCCGCCGGAGGGCTTCGATCCCCGGATCTACACCTACGGCCACCGCAACGTGCAGGGCATCGCCTTCCGCCCGGGCGACGGCACGCCGGTCGTGGCCGAGCACGGGCCCTGGCACTCCGATGAGATCACCGTGCTCGTGAACGGCGGCAACGGCGGTTGGGACCCGCGCCCCAACACTGCCGGCCGCGGCGACTGCCCCAACGACTACTGCGGCTACATGCCGAACCAAATGGAGGGGATGGATCCCGCGGAACGGGTCAAGTTCATGCCGATGACGGACCTCAAGTCCTACCCCGACGCCATGCTGCCGGCCTGGAACAACAATGGTCTTTCTCAGGGCACATCCTCGGCCGCGTTTCTGAGCGGCGAGCAATGGGGTGCCTGGGACGGCCGCATGGTCGTCGGTATCATGGGGATCGGTTTCGGCGGCACAGCGGTCGGAATGCGCATCGACGTGATCGACCTCGCAAAGGACGGCAAGTCCGTCAAGGACGTCACCTCGATGTCCTTGCCGATGGCCGCCGGTCGCTTCCGGTCGGTGGTGCAGGGGCCGGACGGCGCTCTCTACACCGCCGTGGATCAAGGCGACATCCACAAGCTCATGCCGAACTGA
- a CDS encoding nuclear transport factor 2 family protein translates to MGDSDAVLFANEAFYLAFATRDFEAMAAVWAEAEPVSCIHPGWRALTGRPAVLESWRGILGNPASPPVTCRNAEAHLLGETAVVLCYEEIAGNLLVATNVFRRDGSAWRLVHHQAGPCHEAPPPAPEPASGPLQ, encoded by the coding sequence ATGGGCGACAGCGACGCCGTGCTCTTCGCCAACGAGGCCTTCTACCTGGCCTTCGCAACCCGCGACTTCGAGGCCATGGCGGCGGTCTGGGCCGAGGCCGAGCCGGTGTCCTGCATCCATCCGGGCTGGCGGGCCCTGACCGGCCGGCCGGCGGTGCTGGAGTCCTGGCGCGGGATCCTGGGCAACCCGGCCTCGCCCCCGGTCACCTGCCGCAACGCAGAGGCCCACCTGCTCGGCGAGACCGCGGTGGTGCTCTGCTACGAGGAGATCGCCGGCAACCTGCTGGTGGCGACCAACGTCTTCCGGCGCGACGGCAGCGCCTGGCGGCTGGTCCACCACCAGGCCGGGCCCTGCCACGAGGCGCCGCCGCCCGCGCCCGAGCCGGCCAGCGGTCCGCTGCAGTGA
- a CDS encoding YqaA family protein: protein MLRRTYDWTMGLAAHRYATSALIAVAFIESSVFPIPPDVLLIPMVLAARERAWTIAGLATLASVLGGLLGYAIGYFFYETVAKPLIDLYGYGAKFGDFQLRYQDWGAWIVFIAGVTPFPYKVITITSGVVQLDLLVFTLASILARGLRFFVLAGLLWYFGPPIRDFIERRLGLVFTLFCVLLVGGFVVARYLL from the coding sequence GTGCTGCGCCGCACCTACGACTGGACCATGGGCCTCGCCGCCCATCGCTACGCGACCAGCGCCCTGATCGCCGTCGCCTTCATCGAAAGCTCCGTCTTCCCGATCCCGCCGGACGTCCTGCTGATCCCGATGGTCCTGGCGGCGCGCGAGCGGGCCTGGACCATCGCCGGCCTGGCGACCCTGGCCTCGGTGCTCGGCGGACTGCTGGGCTACGCCATCGGCTATTTCTTCTACGAGACGGTCGCCAAGCCGCTGATCGACCTCTACGGCTACGGCGCCAAGTTCGGCGACTTCCAGCTGCGCTACCAGGACTGGGGCGCCTGGATCGTCTTCATCGCCGGAGTGACGCCCTTTCCCTACAAGGTGATCACGATCACCAGCGGCGTGGTCCAGCTCGACCTTCTCGTCTTCACCCTGGCCTCGATCCTGGCCCGGGGCTTGCGCTTCTTCGTCCTGGCCGGGCTTCTGTGGTACTTCGGGCCGCCGATCCGCGACTTCATCGAGCGCCGCCTGGGCCTGGTCTTCACCCTCTTCTGCGTCCTGCTGGTCGGCGGCTTCGTCGTCGCCCGCTACCTTCTGTAG
- a CDS encoding disulfide bond formation protein B — translation MIVDALARPRIAPAAIALVGLSALAAAYTAQYGFGLEPCVLCLYQRVPYALALALGVIGVFALRPAGLQPLLVLIAGLTFLAGAGIAGYHVGVEQHWWAGTASCATPGFDANLSLEQLQRQLDEAASFVPCDEVAWSLFGISMAGYNLLASLALAAVCLLTAVRLRNPRTP, via the coding sequence ATGATCGTCGACGCTCTCGCCCGCCCCCGGATCGCGCCGGCCGCCATCGCCCTGGTCGGCCTGAGCGCCCTGGCGGCGGCCTATACCGCGCAGTACGGCTTCGGGCTGGAGCCCTGCGTGCTCTGCCTCTATCAGCGCGTGCCCTACGCCCTGGCCCTGGCCCTGGGCGTGATCGGGGTCTTCGCGCTGCGCCCGGCCGGCCTGCAGCCGCTTCTGGTCCTGATCGCCGGTCTGACCTTCCTCGCCGGGGCCGGCATCGCCGGCTACCACGTCGGGGTCGAGCAGCACTGGTGGGCGGGCACCGCAAGCTGCGCGACGCCCGGCTTCGACGCCAACCTCTCCCTGGAGCAGCTGCAGCGCCAGCTCGACGAGGCGGCGAGCTTCGTGCCCTGCGATGAGGTCGCATGGTCGCTGTTCGGAATCTCCATGGCCGGCTACAATCTCCTGGCCTCGCTGGCCCTGGCGGCCGTCTGCCTGCTGACCGCCGTGAGGCTGCGGAACCCGAGGACACCATGA
- a CDS encoding demethoxyubiquinone hydroxylase family protein codes for MIRVDQAGEYGARRIYEGQLAVLGRSPAAATIRKMHEQELAHLETFDRLVAERRVRPTLLQPVWHVAGFALGAATALLGEKAAMACTVAVEEVIDEHYAGQAERLGDDEPELKKAIEDFRADELEHRDIGLEHDAEGAPAYPLLSGAIKAGSRLAIWLSERI; via the coding sequence ATGATTCGGGTCGACCAGGCCGGAGAGTACGGCGCCCGGCGGATCTACGAGGGCCAGCTCGCGGTCCTGGGGCGCAGCCCGGCAGCGGCGACGATCCGCAAGATGCACGAGCAGGAGCTGGCGCACCTGGAGACCTTCGACCGCCTGGTCGCCGAACGCCGGGTCCGGCCGACCCTGCTGCAGCCGGTCTGGCACGTCGCCGGCTTCGCCCTGGGCGCCGCCACCGCGCTGCTCGGCGAGAAGGCCGCGATGGCCTGCACGGTCGCGGTCGAGGAGGTCATCGACGAACACTACGCCGGGCAGGCCGAGCGCCTGGGCGACGACGAGCCCGAGCTGAAGAAGGCCATCGAGGACTTCCGGGCCGACGAGCTGGAGCACCGCGACATCGGCCTGGAGCACGACGCCGAGGGCGCGCCGGCCTACCCGCTGCTCTCGGGCGCGATCAAGGCCGGCTCGCGCCTGGCGATCTGGCTGTCCGAGCGAATCTGA
- a CDS encoding M81 family metallopeptidase yields the protein MSQASGPRVALAGMILESNAFAPPATEDDFREKLYLEGPALLDEARRAPSLVPREVSAFVRAMDETGPWQPVPGLLTACPPKGPVEAGFFHASLDRIVAALEAARPLDGVYLAQHGGMTATDGPDPDGALIAAVRAAAGPEARIVVTLDLHANISERMVEASDLLIAYQTNPHVDMRLRGEEAAVTLRKLLAGTRAETAFIRLPLVPPSVTLLTAEGPYGEMIAYGQRRLQELGGRILNVSVLGGFAFSDTPKNGVAVLVAGRDDPAAAQGLAREIAELGWSRRQAFTRRLTPLDEAVGLALATASDPRRPAVIFSDAGDNPGGGGGGDTTALLAALAAAGARGVLIGGFYDRTLAAEAHSFGVGTRFEAVFNRDGGGKFAERLALPARVLALSDGDLVGRLGIFAGRRLALGPCAALALGEDEGITAVVISSRQQAADPVFLEAFGLDIAAARVVAVKSRGHFRAGFAPWFPHDRVYEVDTPGLTSPVLERFDWRGLPRPVYPLDPETDWNPPDWP from the coding sequence ATGAGCCAGGCCTCCGGCCCCCGCGTCGCCCTCGCCGGCATGATCCTGGAGAGCAACGCCTTCGCGCCGCCGGCGACGGAGGATGACTTCCGCGAGAAGCTCTATCTCGAAGGACCGGCGCTGCTGGACGAGGCCCGCCGGGCGCCCTCCCTGGTCCCGCGGGAAGTCTCGGCCTTCGTGCGGGCCATGGACGAGACCGGACCCTGGCAGCCGGTCCCGGGGCTGCTGACCGCCTGCCCGCCCAAGGGCCCGGTCGAGGCCGGCTTCTTCCACGCCTCCCTGGACAGGATCGTCGCCGCCCTGGAGGCCGCAAGGCCCCTCGACGGTGTCTACCTGGCCCAGCACGGCGGCATGACCGCGACCGACGGCCCCGATCCCGACGGCGCGCTGATCGCCGCGGTGCGCGCGGCGGCCGGGCCGGAGGCCAGGATCGTGGTGACCCTCGACCTGCACGCCAACATCTCGGAGCGCATGGTCGAGGCCAGCGACTTGCTGATCGCCTACCAGACCAACCCCCACGTCGACATGCGCCTGCGCGGCGAGGAGGCGGCGGTGACCCTGCGTAAGCTGCTGGCCGGGACCCGCGCCGAGACCGCCTTCATCCGCCTGCCCCTGGTGCCGCCCAGCGTGACCCTGCTGACCGCCGAAGGCCCGTACGGCGAGATGATCGCCTACGGCCAGCGCCGCCTGCAGGAGCTCGGCGGCCGGATCCTCAACGTCTCGGTGCTCGGCGGCTTCGCCTTCTCCGACACGCCCAAGAACGGGGTCGCGGTTCTGGTCGCCGGACGCGACGACCCGGCGGCGGCGCAAGGCCTGGCGCGGGAGATCGCCGAGCTGGGCTGGTCCCGGCGGCAGGCCTTCACCCGCCGCCTGACGCCCCTGGATGAGGCCGTCGGGCTGGCGCTGGCGACCGCCTCGGACCCGCGGCGCCCGGCGGTCATCTTCTCCGACGCCGGCGACAACCCCGGGGGCGGCGGGGGCGGCGACACCACCGCCCTGCTCGCCGCCCTGGCTGCGGCCGGCGCGCGAGGCGTCCTGATCGGCGGCTTCTACGATCGAACCCTGGCGGCCGAGGCCCATAGCTTCGGCGTTGGCACCCGCTTCGAGGCCGTGTTCAACCGCGATGGCGGCGGCAAGTTCGCCGAGCGCCTGGCCCTGCCGGCCCGGGTCCTGGCCTTGAGCGACGGCGACCTGGTCGGGCGGCTGGGCATCTTCGCCGGCCGGCGTCTGGCGCTGGGCCCCTGCGCGGCCCTGGCCCTGGGCGAGGACGAAGGCATTACCGCGGTGGTGATCTCGAGCCGGCAGCAGGCCGCCGACCCGGTCTTCCTTGAGGCCTTCGGCCTCGACATCGCCGCGGCCCGGGTGGTCGCGGTCAAGTCGCGCGGCCACTTCCGCGCCGGCTTCGCGCCCTGGTTCCCGCACGATCGGGTCTACGAGGTCGACACCCCCGGCCTGACCTCGCCGGTTCTGGAGCGCTTCGACTGGCGCGGCCTGCCGCGCCCGGTCTACCCCCTCGACCCGGAGACGGACTGGAACCCGCCGGACTGGCCCTGA
- a CDS encoding LysR substrate-binding domain-containing protein, whose translation MRANWRSLRELEALRAVIEAGTATAAARRLGISQPAVSRALAQLETRLGKILFEREGGRLLPTAEALALNRDLEPMFDALLRLDDVGWSITSAEALRLAIPPTLAHRFLHPHIASFLKLHPEQAISLDIRGTDVLVPGIAEQRYHLGITDSEIRHSGVRVEPFLRSEGVCVLPADSPLAGREVIRPRDLRDQPYVALTRRHSSRAATDRVFAEAGVERRIVVETATAVSAYELVRAGLGVAVLNPFPVALRADGAVVIRPFAPRLAYLTAFIVSAAAPLPAAGRAFMRHVRRETTRVPHTELV comes from the coding sequence TTGCGGGCGAATTGGCGGAGTCTCCGGGAGCTCGAGGCCCTGCGGGCGGTGATCGAGGCCGGCACCGCGACCGCGGCCGCACGGCGCCTCGGCATCTCCCAGCCGGCGGTCAGCCGCGCCCTCGCTCAGCTGGAGACCCGCTTGGGCAAGATCCTCTTCGAGCGCGAGGGCGGCCGCCTGCTGCCGACCGCCGAGGCCCTGGCCCTGAACCGGGATCTCGAGCCGATGTTCGATGCCCTGCTGCGCCTCGACGACGTCGGCTGGTCGATCACCTCGGCCGAGGCCCTGCGCCTGGCGATCCCGCCGACCCTGGCGCACCGCTTCCTGCACCCGCACATCGCCAGCTTCCTGAAGCTCCATCCGGAGCAGGCGATCAGCCTCGACATCCGCGGCACCGACGTGCTGGTGCCCGGCATCGCCGAGCAGCGCTACCACCTGGGGATCACCGATTCCGAGATCCGCCACAGCGGCGTGCGGGTCGAGCCTTTCCTGCGCTCGGAGGGCGTCTGCGTCCTGCCGGCGGACTCGCCCCTGGCCGGGCGGGAGGTGATCCGGCCCAGGGACCTGCGCGACCAGCCCTATGTCGCCCTGACCCGGCGGCATTCCTCGCGGGCCGCGACCGACCGGGTCTTCGCCGAGGCGGGGGTCGAGCGCCGCATCGTGGTCGAGACGGCGACCGCGGTCTCGGCCTACGAGCTGGTCCGGGCCGGGCTCGGGGTCGCCGTGCTCAATCCCTTCCCGGTCGCGCTCAGGGCCGACGGCGCGGTCGTGATCCGTCCCTTCGCGCCGCGCCTCGCCTACCTGACCGCCTTCATCGTCTCGGCAGCGGCGCCGCTGCCGGCCGCCGGCCGCGCCTTCATGCGCCACGTGCGCCGCGAAACCACCCGGGTGCCGCACACGGAACTGGTCTAG